A genomic window from Candidatus Pelagisphaera phototrophica includes:
- a CDS encoding polyprenyl synthetase family protein: MDLKASALGRLEGRLRACFFSDSTLADFSDDPYFWSGQNIRGKICLDLGAAYKLPEDILLDIAASTQLLHDASLIHDDLIDEDTERRGCAAIWKNYGKAKAILIGDLLISKAYDIATYSKVSDATKVLWTSEISVAVNSAVSGAVAELEFDAHNKQLILGNYYRMASLKTGALFALPARCIALTAKQLDDVDRLNTIFLNLAVAYQIKDDQSDFLGTKSGREYSSDLKNGRPNLYHILANNGMSTDKCFDYINDYQQSLVADSVQLANSLPKQVCVILKELLIPFIELKPLPSSSGLLQVGT, translated from the coding sequence ATGGATTTGAAAGCCTCAGCCCTGGGCCGCCTTGAGGGGCGGCTCAGGGCTTGTTTTTTCAGTGATTCTACACTGGCCGATTTTTCGGATGATCCATATTTTTGGTCTGGTCAGAACATACGCGGCAAAATTTGTTTAGACCTAGGCGCGGCCTACAAGCTGCCCGAGGACATACTATTAGATATAGCTGCCTCGACGCAGTTACTGCATGATGCGAGCCTCATACACGATGACCTCATAGACGAGGATACTGAGCGCAGAGGTTGTGCGGCGATCTGGAAAAATTACGGGAAAGCGAAAGCAATTCTGATAGGCGATTTACTCATCTCAAAAGCTTACGATATCGCTACCTATTCGAAGGTATCTGATGCCACCAAGGTGCTTTGGACTAGTGAGATATCTGTAGCCGTCAATTCCGCGGTATCTGGTGCCGTGGCAGAGCTAGAATTCGATGCCCACAATAAGCAGCTGATATTAGGAAATTATTACCGTATGGCGTCTCTTAAAACCGGCGCCCTGTTTGCTTTACCAGCACGCTGTATAGCATTAACTGCTAAACAGCTAGATGACGTGGATCGTCTGAACACAATATTTCTTAACCTAGCAGTGGCTTATCAGATAAAAGACGACCAGAGTGACTTTCTCGGCACTAAATCGGGGCGAGAGTATTCATCGGACCTAAAAAATGGTCGCCCCAATTTATACCACATCTTAGCCAACAATGGTATGTCTACCGACAAATGCTTTGATTACATTAATGACTATCAACAGTCCTTAGTTGCAGATTCAGTTCAGCTTGCCAATTCATTACCTAAGCAAGTCTGTGTGATACTCAAAGAATTACTCATTCCTTTTATCGAACTCAAACCATTGCCATCGTCTAGTGGGCTACTGCAGGTCGGTACTTAG